The Arvicanthis niloticus isolate mArvNil1 chromosome 2, mArvNil1.pat.X, whole genome shotgun sequence genome includes a window with the following:
- the Btbd3 gene encoding BTB/POZ domain-containing protein 3 isoform X1: MVDDKEKNMKCLTFFLMLPETVKNRSKKGSKKANSSGGGGGGGGGGGSGSSKLPPVCYEIITLKTKKKKKMAADIFPRKKPANSSSTTVQQQHQHNLCNNNLIPAPNWQGLYPTIRERNAVMFNNDLMADVHFVVGPPGGTQRLPGHKYVLAVGSSVFHAMFYGELAEDKDEIRIPDVEPAAFLAMLKYIYCDEIDLAADTVLATLYAAKKYIVPHLARACVNFLETSLSAKNACVLLSQSCLFEEPDLTQRCWEVIDAQAELALKSEGFCDIDFQTLESILRRETLNAKEIVVFEAALNWAEVECQRQDLALSIENKRKVLGKALYLIRIPTMALDDFANGAAQSGVLTLNETNDIFLWYTASKKPELQFVSKARKGLVPQRCHRFQSCAYRSNQWRYRGRCDSIQFAVDKRVFIAGFGLYGSSCGSAEYSAKIELKRQGVVLGQNLSKYFSDGSSNTFPVWFEYPVQIEPDTFYTASVVLDGNELSYFGQEGMTEVQCGKVTVQFQCSSDSTNGTGVQGGQIPELIFYA; the protein is encoded by the exons ATGGTAGATGataaagaaaagaacatgaaatGTCTCACCTTCTTCTTGATGCTTCCAGAGACAGTAAAGAACAGGTCCAAAAAAGGTTCAAAGAAAGCAAACAGcagcggtggcggtggcggtggcggcggaGGTGGTGGCAGTGGGAGCAGCAAGTTGCCCCCAGTTTGTTATGAAATAATTACCTTGAAgactaaaaagaagaagaagatggctGCTGATATATTCCCCCGTAAGAAGCCAGCCAACTCCAGCAGCACCACTGtccagcagcagcaccagcacaATCTCTGTAACAACAACCTCATCCCGGCCCCCAACTGGCAGGGTCTTTATCCTACCATCCGAGAAAG AAATGCGGTGATGTTCAACAATGACTTGATGGCAGATGTACATTTTGTGGTTGGGCCACCAGGTGGGACTCAGCGGTTGCCAGGACACAAA TATGTCTTAGCTGTTGGGAGCTCAGTGTTCCATGCAATGTTTTATGGAGAACTTGCTGAGGACAAAGATGAAATCCGAATACCAGACGTCGAACCTGCTGCTTTCCTCGCCATGCTGAA ATACATCTATTGTGATGAAATTGACTTGGCTGCAGACACAGTGCTGGCCACACTGTATGCTGCCAAAAAGTACATAGTTCCTCACCTTGCCAGAGCCTGTGTTAATTTCCTGGAGACCAGCCTAAGCGCCAAGAACGCCTGCGTACTCCTCTCTCAGAGCTGTCTGTTTGAGGAGCCGGACCTGACACAGCGTTGCTGGGAGGTGATTGATGCCCAAGCCGAGTTAGCACTCAAGTCTGAGGGATTCTGTGACATCGACTTCCAGACACTCGAAAGTATCCTCCGCAGGGAAACGCTGAATGCCAAAGAAATAGTGGTTTTTGAGGCAGCCCTGAACTGGGCTGAAGTAGAATGCCAGCGGCAAGATCTGGCCTTGAGCATCGAAAATAAACGCAAGGTCCTAGGAAAGGCCCTGTACTTGATCCGCATCCCCACCATGGCCCTGGATGACTTTGCAAATGGTGCTGCACAGTCCGGGGTATTAACTCTCAATGAGACCAATGACATCTTCCTCTGGTACACTGCATCCAAAAAACCAGAGCTGCAGTTTGTGAGTAAAGCCCGCAAGGGCCTGGTCCCCCAGCGTTGTCACCGATTCCAGTCATGTGCCTATCGGAGCAACCAGTGGCGCTATAGGGGTCGCTGTGACAGCATCCAGTTTGCAGTTGATAAGAGGGTATTCATTGCAGGCTTTGGGCtgtatggctccagctgtggctcTGCAGAGTACAGCGCTAAGATTGAACTCAAACGGCAGGGCGTTGTCCTGGGCCAGAACTTGAGCAAGTACTTCTCAGATGGATCCAGCAATACCTTCCCTGTGTGGTTTGAATATCCAGTGCAGATTGAGCCAGACACCTTCTACACAGCCAGTGTGGTGCTGGATGGCAACGAACTCAGCTACTTTGGACAAGAAGGCATGACGGAAGTTCAGTGTGGCAAGGTGACTGTCCAGTTCCAGTGCTCCTCAGACAGCACCAATGGCACTGGTGTACAGGGAGGGCAGATCCCCGAACTCATATTCTATGCCTGA
- the Btbd3 gene encoding BTB/POZ domain-containing protein 3 isoform X2 codes for MAADIFPRKKPANSSSTTVQQQHQHNLCNNNLIPAPNWQGLYPTIRERNAVMFNNDLMADVHFVVGPPGGTQRLPGHKYVLAVGSSVFHAMFYGELAEDKDEIRIPDVEPAAFLAMLKYIYCDEIDLAADTVLATLYAAKKYIVPHLARACVNFLETSLSAKNACVLLSQSCLFEEPDLTQRCWEVIDAQAELALKSEGFCDIDFQTLESILRRETLNAKEIVVFEAALNWAEVECQRQDLALSIENKRKVLGKALYLIRIPTMALDDFANGAAQSGVLTLNETNDIFLWYTASKKPELQFVSKARKGLVPQRCHRFQSCAYRSNQWRYRGRCDSIQFAVDKRVFIAGFGLYGSSCGSAEYSAKIELKRQGVVLGQNLSKYFSDGSSNTFPVWFEYPVQIEPDTFYTASVVLDGNELSYFGQEGMTEVQCGKVTVQFQCSSDSTNGTGVQGGQIPELIFYA; via the exons atggctGCTGATATATTCCCCCGTAAGAAGCCAGCCAACTCCAGCAGCACCACTGtccagcagcagcaccagcacaATCTCTGTAACAACAACCTCATCCCGGCCCCCAACTGGCAGGGTCTTTATCCTACCATCCGAGAAAG AAATGCGGTGATGTTCAACAATGACTTGATGGCAGATGTACATTTTGTGGTTGGGCCACCAGGTGGGACTCAGCGGTTGCCAGGACACAAA TATGTCTTAGCTGTTGGGAGCTCAGTGTTCCATGCAATGTTTTATGGAGAACTTGCTGAGGACAAAGATGAAATCCGAATACCAGACGTCGAACCTGCTGCTTTCCTCGCCATGCTGAA ATACATCTATTGTGATGAAATTGACTTGGCTGCAGACACAGTGCTGGCCACACTGTATGCTGCCAAAAAGTACATAGTTCCTCACCTTGCCAGAGCCTGTGTTAATTTCCTGGAGACCAGCCTAAGCGCCAAGAACGCCTGCGTACTCCTCTCTCAGAGCTGTCTGTTTGAGGAGCCGGACCTGACACAGCGTTGCTGGGAGGTGATTGATGCCCAAGCCGAGTTAGCACTCAAGTCTGAGGGATTCTGTGACATCGACTTCCAGACACTCGAAAGTATCCTCCGCAGGGAAACGCTGAATGCCAAAGAAATAGTGGTTTTTGAGGCAGCCCTGAACTGGGCTGAAGTAGAATGCCAGCGGCAAGATCTGGCCTTGAGCATCGAAAATAAACGCAAGGTCCTAGGAAAGGCCCTGTACTTGATCCGCATCCCCACCATGGCCCTGGATGACTTTGCAAATGGTGCTGCACAGTCCGGGGTATTAACTCTCAATGAGACCAATGACATCTTCCTCTGGTACACTGCATCCAAAAAACCAGAGCTGCAGTTTGTGAGTAAAGCCCGCAAGGGCCTGGTCCCCCAGCGTTGTCACCGATTCCAGTCATGTGCCTATCGGAGCAACCAGTGGCGCTATAGGGGTCGCTGTGACAGCATCCAGTTTGCAGTTGATAAGAGGGTATTCATTGCAGGCTTTGGGCtgtatggctccagctgtggctcTGCAGAGTACAGCGCTAAGATTGAACTCAAACGGCAGGGCGTTGTCCTGGGCCAGAACTTGAGCAAGTACTTCTCAGATGGATCCAGCAATACCTTCCCTGTGTGGTTTGAATATCCAGTGCAGATTGAGCCAGACACCTTCTACACAGCCAGTGTGGTGCTGGATGGCAACGAACTCAGCTACTTTGGACAAGAAGGCATGACGGAAGTTCAGTGTGGCAAGGTGACTGTCCAGTTCCAGTGCTCCTCAGACAGCACCAATGGCACTGGTGTACAGGGAGGGCAGATCCCCGAACTCATATTCTATGCCTGA